The following proteins are encoded in a genomic region of Chlamydiales bacterium:
- a CDS encoding glucose-6-phosphate dehydrogenase assembly protein OpcA has translation MTKDVTAMTTNKINKQENKPSPACLFNIVFYVESKIAAQNFQKYLDLLKKKFPCRSIFIVEELDKKEESCSIAINGQETKEVVPSAYDQVTITFSGNGKKRIPFLILTYLLGDLPTYVIWEQDPSKENFILDHLKQIATKIVFDPGLTTHIKEFARHVLGHIETEKCGVSDFAWFSISAWRELLGNIFDTPKRIDDLFHTKIIRITYYASKNNKERSEISAIYLQAWIAAELNWKIRDVERIEGNIRISYERFIHDTIVLLIPQETTQESAVGTIASIEIEVTNHLHFLLKRKGHENSVKLWVSSAELCEIPSQFTLIEPTKEQLVLNELFWKNTSSHYKNMLRLLYQKHWND, from the coding sequence ATGACAAAAGATGTAACTGCTATGACGACAAATAAGATAAATAAACAGGAAAATAAGCCTTCTCCAGCCTGCCTCTTCAATATTGTATTTTATGTTGAATCAAAAATTGCCGCACAAAATTTTCAGAAATATCTAGACCTTTTAAAGAAAAAATTTCCTTGTAGAAGCATCTTTATCGTTGAAGAGCTAGATAAAAAAGAAGAGAGTTGCTCTATTGCAATTAATGGGCAAGAAACAAAAGAAGTTGTACCGAGTGCTTACGACCAGGTTACCATCACATTTTCTGGAAATGGAAAAAAACGTATCCCTTTTTTAATTCTCACCTACCTTTTAGGTGATCTTCCCACCTATGTTATATGGGAACAAGACCCAAGTAAGGAAAACTTTATACTCGACCATTTAAAGCAAATTGCAACTAAGATCGTCTTTGATCCAGGGCTTACTACCCATATCAAAGAATTTGCAAGGCATGTTCTTGGGCATATTGAAACCGAAAAATGCGGCGTTAGTGACTTTGCCTGGTTTTCTATAAGTGCATGGCGCGAACTTTTAGGAAATATCTTTGATACTCCAAAAAGGATCGATGATCTCTTTCATACAAAGATTATCCGCATCACTTACTATGCTAGCAAGAACAATAAAGAGCGCAGTGAAATCTCAGCTATTTACTTACAAGCATGGATTGCAGCAGAGCTTAATTGGAAAATTCGTGATGTAGAGAGAATTGAGGGGAATATACGTATTAGCTATGAGCGCTTTATCCATGACACCATTGTTTTGTTAATACCTCAAGAAACAACACAAGAATCCGCTGTAGGCACAATTGCTTCTATAGAAATTGAAGTAACTAACCACTTGCATTTTCTTTTAAAAAGAAAGGGACATGAAAATAGTGTAAAACTTTGGGTCTCTTCTGCAGAACTTTGTGAGATTCCAAGTCAATTTACTCTGATAGAGCCTACTAAAGAACAGCTTGTTTTGAATGAATTATTTTGGAAAAATACAAGCTCTCACTATAAAAATATGTTAAGACTACTTTATCAAAAACATTGGAATGATTAA